Proteins encoded by one window of bacterium:
- a CDS encoding glycosyltransferase family 39 protein, which produces MLFERGSVSRSSDRFVTALAWFLLVWAVFLVWHYASTVLKVRSVPEFLGLTLLATVLVVGVPGALLAHLERRRGRRIALSVLLVLGGAPAAYLAAASGVAEAAAATLFLLAAAYGFGTAVAGWAGLDERQRGWQGAPLAVTVGLAVLVVLAIWAGGAGVLVRPVTVAVGAFGIILAGVGLRRLTASCGAESPPEPEPVGMQWWWGWIVLVLIGLVGAVAPEIRHDALAAHLPIAREFAVRGAIVEMRQNMGSYFPLNGTILYALGMTLVAGEAVPKLLHFSAGVLSGLLTYDLGARLWQPRVGLAAAAVVASTPLMLWVGGSSYTDLWIVLFVLGAAGSLLRLHPLSQKWAMIAGLLAGAAVGVKVTAFVVVLPMAALVLMRPAESSRAGRWRVVVPLGLGFLLGGSFWYCRAWLLTGNPVFPMLNAVFKSPYWDATNFRFNMDVFGMGTGLRDALLLPWRITFHPQRFVESGDIGVAYLFLLPVAMLAAARRQVPVWMWGGVLAAGLLWFLINQYVRYFLLVLPFAALAGAAGLLADRGSLGRWKLLVASLALGVTVGIGGWIAAGPSRFPIEVALGRISRTAHVAVRVAGYSVAEYAQHSLPRSARIYGVGVPQPFYYDRYFVSSALLGRMISPALRGRVLRARSGAEAERILSEFGYTHAVVNREHDSVVRRRTTGSWASREAFWEEGPRLEFAYREYYLFGLGSDSGGGPRVRGRDLLQNGGMSGEVGAPPAGWDRHGPVSLEPAGPGIAGTHARIAPSGYIVQRLTVTPDRLYVLEAEIRGASSSTSARLFIQWFDKGGRVMDYTTWRQVTVGPGWTRYAMACAAPRTARSAQVWLIAAEGGDVEFDNAAFYELR; this is translated from the coding sequence ATGCTGTTTGAGCGCGGATCGGTAAGCAGGTCTTCGGACCGGTTTGTTACAGCCCTGGCCTGGTTCCTGCTGGTCTGGGCGGTGTTCCTGGTCTGGCACTATGCCTCGACCGTCCTGAAGGTCCGCTCGGTCCCCGAGTTCCTTGGGCTTACGTTGCTGGCGACCGTGCTGGTTGTCGGGGTGCCAGGTGCTCTGTTGGCGCACCTGGAGCGACGCCGTGGCCGCCGCATCGCGCTTTCGGTCCTGCTGGTGCTGGGAGGCGCACCGGCGGCGTACCTGGCGGCGGCGTCCGGCGTGGCCGAGGCCGCTGCCGCGACGCTCTTCCTGCTGGCCGCGGCCTACGGCTTTGGGACGGCGGTGGCCGGCTGGGCAGGGCTTGACGAAAGGCAGCGGGGCTGGCAGGGCGCGCCACTGGCGGTGACAGTCGGGCTGGCGGTGCTTGTCGTCCTGGCGATTTGGGCCGGTGGGGCTGGGGTGCTGGTGAGGCCCGTGACCGTGGCGGTCGGCGCCTTTGGGATCATCCTGGCGGGCGTGGGGCTGCGGCGACTGACAGCAAGCTGCGGCGCCGAATCTCCGCCGGAGCCGGAGCCGGTGGGGATGCAGTGGTGGTGGGGTTGGATCGTGCTGGTGCTAATCGGCCTGGTGGGGGCCGTCGCCCCTGAGATCCGCCACGACGCCCTGGCGGCCCATCTGCCGATCGCCCGCGAGTTCGCCGTCCGCGGGGCGATCGTTGAGATGCGGCAGAACATGGGGAGTTACTTCCCACTCAACGGGACGATCCTATATGCCCTTGGGATGACGCTGGTAGCCGGGGAGGCGGTCCCGAAGCTCCTGCACTTCTCGGCGGGTGTGCTCAGCGGTCTGCTGACGTATGATCTCGGTGCGCGGCTCTGGCAGCCGAGGGTGGGACTGGCAGCGGCGGCGGTGGTGGCCTCCACCCCGTTGATGCTGTGGGTCGGAGGGAGCAGCTACACCGATCTCTGGATCGTTCTGTTTGTGCTAGGTGCCGCGGGGTCTCTGCTGCGCCTTCACCCCCTCTCACAGAAGTGGGCGATGATAGCGGGGTTGCTGGCAGGTGCAGCCGTGGGGGTCAAGGTCACGGCATTCGTTGTAGTACTCCCTATGGCGGCACTTGTCCTCATGAGACCAGCGGAATCCTCGCGTGCCGGCCGGTGGCGCGTGGTCGTCCCTCTTGGCCTCGGGTTCCTGTTGGGTGGCTCGTTCTGGTATTGCCGTGCATGGTTGCTGACAGGCAACCCGGTGTTCCCCATGCTGAACGCGGTGTTCAAGAGTCCCTACTGGGATGCAACAAACTTCAGATTCAACATGGACGTGTTCGGCATGGGCACCGGGCTGCGAGATGCTCTGCTGCTCCCATGGAGGATAACCTTCCACCCGCAACGGTTCGTCGAGAGCGGAGACATCGGAGTGGCCTATCTGTTCCTGCTGCCGGTGGCCATGCTTGCCGCGGCGCGCCGGCAGGTTCCGGTCTGGATGTGGGGAGGCGTTCTTGCCGCGGGGTTGTTGTGGTTTCTGATCAACCAGTACGTCCGGTACTTCCTCCTGGTCCTGCCGTTTGCCGCACTTGCCGGAGCCGCGGGGCTGCTGGCTGATCGAGGATCTCTCGGCCGGTGGAAGCTGCTGGTTGCGTCTCTGGCCTTGGGAGTCACCGTTGGCATAGGAGGGTGGATAGCAGCGGGCCCGTCTCGTTTTCCGATTGAAGTGGCGCTGGGACGCATCTCACGGACTGCGCATGTCGCTGTGCGTGTCGCCGGATACAGTGTGGCCGAGTACGCGCAGCACTCGCTTCCCAGATCAGCCCGTATCTACGGCGTGGGCGTACCGCAGCCGTTTTACTACGATCGTTACTTCGTTTCCAGTGCGTTGCTCGGTCGAATGATCAGCCCTGCGCTTCGAGGGCGCGTCCTGCGTGCCCGCTCGGGGGCGGAAGCAGAGCGGATCCTGTCTGAGTTCGGCTATACGCACGCGGTCGTGAACCGAGAGCACGATTCGGTCGTGCGGCGGCGCACAACCGGTAGTTGGGCTTCTAGAGAAGCGTTCTGGGAGGAAGGCCCGCGGCTGGAGTTCGCGTACAGGGAGTACTACCTCTTCGGTCTGGGTTCGGACTCCGGGGGCGGTCCTCGCGTTCGGGGACGTGACTTGCTGCAGAACGGCGGCATGTCGGGCGAGGTGGGTGCCCCGCCGGCCGGATGGGACAGGCATGGGCCCGTGAGCCTGGAGCCGGCAGGGCCCGGAATCGCCGGGACGCACGCGCGCATCGCCCCAAGCGGATACATCGTGCAACGGCTCACGGTGACGCCGGATCGGTTGTATGTGCTTGAGGCGGAAATACGCGGGGCCTCTTCGTCCACGTCCGCCAGGCTGTTCATCCAGTGGTTCGACAAGGGTGGCAGGGTGATGGATTACACCACGTGGCGACAGGTGACGGTCGGGCCCGGTTGGACACGCTACGCCATGGCCTGCGCGGCCCCGCGCACGGCACGCAGCGCCCAGGTCTGGTTGATCGCCGCGGAGGGAGGCGATGTGGAATTCGACAACGCGGCCTTCTATGAACTGCGGTGA
- a CDS encoding glycosyltransferase family 39 protein — translation MAQILIILVTFGMPGAAIWGLQRRCGHGAALSGLVLLASACTLFLTASAGVLGALVVTILLWVAAYGYGALAAGWLDLEDVRSSWESIPLVAAVGLAVLVLLVTLSGVADALNRAAITAIFLPGVVLAVLYAQRLPALNRPAMLDTAGSPAAVWWWGLAVLMLIGMVGAVAPEVRHDALGMHLPIAREFAVQRAIVEMRQQIQSYFPLNAHVLYSAGMLFVPGEAAPKLMHYAAGVHVSLLAYGLGARLSTPWVGLASAAIFASTPLVYWTGGTAYTDLWSVLFATAALAGLACFASRPNHRRALVTGLLAGTAVGFKLISMVVAIPVAVALPLIGGLSFPRLKVRLSLLGAFTLGAVVAGSFWYGRAWVLTGNPVFPMLNAVFKSPYWPAENTRFNMHLFGMGTSVWDLVRLLWNLSLHPNRFVEDGSIGLIYLVLLPFALWAIVRRLVAPWAWGILLTGGLLWFFNAQYLRYLLPLLPLAAIIGSTGLLGKATPGSTAFRAGLVLAAAVMVTAATWVTSGPPDFPIAVARGSIARSDYAAAHVAGFRVAEYARRSLPQSARIFGAGEDMAFYYERFFVPISWLGRLFDPALPDAVLGARTGYEIQTILRQAGFSHLVLNRDYPVIAQWRHPDGWLAREALWEDGPRLEHAHGEYYLFQLSAPRGTEVRRGKELLRNPEMAPGPAGAPAGWDRHGTVRLAQAAGGPEGAGMRVWLGSGAYLVQRVAATPDTLHALEAGIRSAGSSATARLFIQWFGEGGKVLDYATWRRVTVGPGWKRYAMACTAPRTARSAQVRLIADQGSEVEFSKAQFYTLR, via the coding sequence GTGGCGCAGATCCTGATCATCTTGGTCACGTTTGGGATGCCCGGGGCAGCGATCTGGGGTCTGCAGCGCCGCTGTGGACATGGTGCTGCCCTGTCGGGCCTTGTGTTGCTGGCATCAGCCTGTACCCTGTTCCTCACCGCCTCGGCGGGTGTCCTTGGAGCACTGGTTGTCACGATCCTGCTTTGGGTCGCGGCATACGGGTACGGCGCGCTGGCGGCCGGGTGGCTGGATCTCGAGGATGTGCGCAGTTCGTGGGAGAGCATTCCGCTTGTTGCCGCCGTGGGACTGGCGGTCTTGGTCCTGCTCGTGACCCTCTCCGGCGTTGCAGACGCGCTGAATCGGGCGGCGATCACCGCCATCTTCCTGCCCGGAGTCGTCCTGGCCGTTCTCTACGCGCAGCGGTTGCCTGCGCTTAACCGGCCCGCGATGCTGGACACCGCGGGCTCGCCTGCTGCAGTCTGGTGGTGGGGCCTGGCAGTGCTGATGCTGATAGGTATGGTCGGCGCCGTGGCGCCCGAGGTGCGCCATGACGCTCTGGGAATGCACCTCCCCATTGCTCGCGAGTTCGCCGTGCAGCGGGCGATTGTGGAGATGCGGCAGCAGATCCAGAGCTACTTCCCCTTGAACGCGCACGTCCTCTATTCCGCTGGCATGCTCTTTGTTCCGGGCGAAGCGGCGCCCAAGCTCATGCACTACGCAGCGGGCGTGCACGTCAGCCTGCTGGCGTACGGTCTGGGGGCCAGATTGTCAACACCCTGGGTCGGCCTGGCGTCCGCGGCGATCTTCGCGAGCACACCCCTCGTCTACTGGACCGGGGGAACCGCCTACACCGACCTATGGTCGGTGCTCTTCGCCACCGCGGCCCTAGCCGGTTTGGCCTGCTTCGCCTCTCGCCCAAACCATAGGCGGGCCCTCGTAACAGGGCTGCTGGCAGGCACTGCCGTCGGATTCAAGCTGATCAGCATGGTAGTCGCCATCCCCGTTGCGGTGGCGCTGCCCCTCATCGGGGGCCTGTCGTTCCCGCGGCTGAAGGTGCGTCTGAGCCTGCTCGGAGCGTTCACGCTCGGGGCGGTGGTGGCCGGCTCTTTCTGGTATGGGCGGGCATGGGTGTTGACTGGAAACCCTGTGTTCCCGATGCTCAACGCCGTCTTCAAGAGCCCCTACTGGCCCGCAGAGAACACCAGGTTCAACATGCACCTCTTTGGCATGGGCACGTCGGTGTGGGATCTCGTGCGTCTGCTGTGGAACCTCAGTCTGCATCCCAACCGCTTCGTCGAGGATGGAAGCATCGGACTGATCTACCTGGTCCTGCTCCCGTTTGCGCTGTGGGCGATCGTTCGCAGGCTAGTCGCTCCGTGGGCATGGGGGATACTTCTGACTGGCGGGCTGCTGTGGTTCTTCAACGCGCAGTACCTCCGGTATCTACTGCCTTTGCTTCCCCTCGCAGCGATCATTGGATCAACTGGGCTGCTGGGAAAGGCCACGCCCGGCAGCACCGCTTTCCGTGCAGGTCTTGTTCTGGCGGCGGCCGTCATGGTGACAGCCGCCACCTGGGTCACCTCCGGACCTCCCGACTTCCCGATCGCCGTTGCGCGTGGCAGCATCGCCAGGTCCGATTATGCGGCGGCGCACGTCGCAGGCTTTCGGGTCGCGGAGTATGCCAGACGCTCGCTTCCGCAGTCAGCGCGGATCTTTGGCGCGGGCGAGGACATGGCGTTCTACTACGAGCGCTTCTTCGTGCCCATCTCGTGGCTCGGACGGCTCTTCGACCCAGCGCTTCCGGACGCGGTACTCGGCGCCCGCACGGGCTACGAGATCCAGACCATCCTGAGGCAAGCCGGGTTCAGCCACCTTGTGCTGAACCGGGACTACCCGGTGATTGCCCAATGGCGCCACCCGGACGGGTGGCTGGCCAGAGAGGCGTTGTGGGAAGATGGCCCGCGGCTTGAGCACGCTCACGGCGAGTACTACCTCTTCCAGTTATCCGCGCCGCGTGGAACCGAAGTACGGCGCGGCAAGGAGCTGCTTCGAAATCCGGAGATGGCGCCCGGTCCCGCGGGTGCACCGGCGGGATGGGACCGTCATGGTACGGTACGTCTTGCGCAGGCAGCCGGCGGCCCGGAAGGGGCGGGCATGCGCGTATGGCTTGGTTCTGGAGCCTACCTAGTGCAGCGAGTCGCCGCTACCCCTGACACGCTGCACGCCTTGGAGGCTGGGATCCGGTCGGCGGGCTCTTCGGCTACCGCCCGGCTCTTCATCCAGTGGTTCGGCGAGGGCGGCAAAGTGCTGGACTACGCCACCTGGCGGCGGGTGACGGTTGGTCCCGGCTGGAAACGCTACGCCATGGCCTGCACGGCCCCGCGCACCGCACGCAGCGCCCAGGTCAGGTTGATCGCGGATCAGGGAAGCGAGGTAGAATTCAGCAAAGCGCAGTTCTACACGCTGCGGTAA